From Solidesulfovibrio carbinoliphilus subsp. oakridgensis, the proteins below share one genomic window:
- a CDS encoding mannose-1-phosphate guanylyltransferase/mannose-6-phosphate isomerase, with protein MTATDTSASGSRYALILAGGSGTRLWPLSRTLLPKQLLALGGGETLLQATALRVVEAFDPDNVFVVTNEEHAFEVRSQLTTVLPEGAARVLAEPLARNTLPAILLGLEPIVDADPEAVVGVFPADHRIDDRDSWHAAMDQAVGLARDGWFVTFGIPPRSPETGYGYIHRGQPLEAGAYAVAGFTEKPDLATARKLLAGGEHYWNSGMFVFRADVFLAAVAAHAPAIFAWWTARHERPLAEGYCALPDVSVDYGVVEKLDRIAMVEAPFDWDDLGSWEALYRLGKKDGAECVIQGEVLALDCEGSLFISEGSSLAVAGVKDMIVIQTRDATLVCPVTEAQRVKDVVGALKSQGSKLIEAHVTVRRPWGSYTVLEGGPGYKIKRIEVPPAGRLSLQMHHHRTEHWVVVSGTALVQLGEEERLLTENQSIDIPKGTLHRLSNPGKLPVEIIEIQSGPYLEEDDIVRFDDVYGRKVGGKAGS; from the coding sequence ATGACCGCAACCGATACTTCCGCTTCCGGCTCCCGGTACGCCCTGATCCTGGCCGGCGGTTCGGGCACCAGGCTCTGGCCGCTGTCCCGCACGCTTTTGCCCAAGCAGCTCTTGGCCCTGGGCGGCGGGGAGACGCTTTTGCAGGCCACGGCCCTGCGCGTGGTCGAGGCCTTCGATCCGGACAACGTGTTCGTGGTCACCAACGAGGAGCATGCCTTCGAAGTCCGCTCCCAGCTCACGACCGTGCTGCCCGAGGGCGCGGCCCGGGTCCTGGCCGAACCGCTGGCCAGAAACACCCTGCCGGCCATCCTCCTTGGCCTCGAACCCATCGTGGATGCCGACCCCGAGGCCGTGGTCGGCGTTTTTCCGGCCGACCACCGCATCGACGACCGGGACTCCTGGCACGCGGCCATGGACCAGGCGGTGGGGCTGGCCCGGGACGGCTGGTTCGTCACCTTCGGCATCCCGCCCCGGTCGCCCGAGACCGGCTACGGCTACATCCACCGGGGACAGCCCCTGGAAGCGGGCGCCTATGCCGTGGCCGGATTCACGGAAAAGCCCGACCTGGCGACCGCCCGAAAGCTGCTGGCCGGCGGCGAACATTACTGGAACAGCGGTATGTTCGTCTTCCGGGCCGATGTGTTCCTTGCGGCCGTGGCCGCCCATGCGCCGGCAATCTTCGCCTGGTGGACGGCGCGCCACGAGCGTCCCCTGGCCGAAGGCTACTGCGCCTTGCCCGACGTGTCCGTGGACTACGGCGTGGTCGAAAAGCTCGACCGCATCGCCATGGTCGAGGCCCCGTTCGACTGGGACGACCTCGGCAGCTGGGAGGCGCTGTACCGCCTGGGCAAAAAGGACGGGGCCGAGTGCGTGATCCAGGGCGAGGTGCTGGCCCTGGACTGCGAAGGCTCCCTTTTCATTTCCGAGGGCAGCTCCCTGGCCGTGGCCGGGGTCAAGGACATGATCGTCATCCAGACCAGGGACGCGACCCTCGTGTGCCCGGTGACCGAGGCCCAGCGGGTGAAAGACGTGGTCGGGGCCCTCAAATCCCAGGGCAGCAAGCTCATTGAGGCCCACGTCACGGTCCGCCGGCCCTGGGGCAGCTACACGGTCCTCGAGGGCGGGCCGGGCTACAAGATCAAGCGCATCGAAGTGCCGCCGGCCGGCCGGCTGTCGCTCCAGATGCACCACCACCGCACCGAGCACTGGGTGGTGGTTTCGGGTACGGCCCTGGTCCAGCTCGGGGAGGAGGAGCGCCTCTTGACCGAAAACCAGTCCATCGACATCCCCAAGGGCACGCTCCACCGGCTGTCGAACCCGGGCAAGCTGCCGGTCGAGATCATCGAGATCCAGTCCGGGCCGTACCTGGAAGAGGATGACATCGTGCGGTTCGACGACGTCTACGGCCGCAAGGTGGGAGGGAAGGCCGGATCGTGA
- the rfbC gene encoding dTDP-4-dehydrorhamnose 3,5-epimerase produces MEVSQTGIPGLVVVKPRVFGDNRGFFLETHSRKAYAAAGLDYDFVQDNHARSGPRGVLRGLHYQRPPNTQAKLVWVVRGAVFDVAVDLRVGSPTYGKWYGIELTEDNFLRLMVPRGFAHGYVTLTENAEFMYKVDAPYSPADDAGIAWNDPDIGVAWPVDVPVLSDKDARQPTLAAGGSPFVYVP; encoded by the coding sequence GTGGAGGTGTCACAAACCGGCATCCCCGGGCTTGTGGTCGTAAAGCCCAGGGTTTTCGGCGACAACCGAGGGTTTTTTCTGGAAACCCACAGCCGCAAGGCTTACGCCGCGGCCGGTCTCGACTATGATTTCGTCCAGGACAACCATGCCCGCTCCGGTCCCCGGGGCGTGTTGCGCGGACTGCACTACCAGCGGCCGCCCAACACTCAGGCCAAACTCGTGTGGGTGGTGCGCGGCGCGGTCTTCGACGTGGCCGTGGACCTGCGCGTCGGTTCGCCGACCTACGGCAAATGGTACGGCATCGAGTTGACCGAGGACAATTTCCTGCGCCTCATGGTGCCGCGCGGCTTTGCCCACGGCTACGTGACCCTGACGGAAAACGCCGAATTCATGTACAAGGTCGATGCGCCGTATTCCCCGGCCGACGACGCGGGCATCGCCTGGAACGACCCGGACATCGGCGTCGCGTGGCCTGTGGACGTGCCGGTCCTTTCGGACAAGGACGCCCGCCAGCCGACCCTGGCCGCAGGCGGGTCCCCGTTCGTCTATGTTCCGTAA
- the lipA gene encoding lipoyl synthase, whose amino-acid sequence MDDPKAARPEAAPGRLPPWLRVRLPADAGFAATAHTVAAGSLRTVCRGARCPNIFECFSRGTATFLILGGVCTRGCAFCNIAAGTPDPVDAGEPERLGAAVAELQLTHAVVTSVTRDDLPDGGAAHFAATIQAVRAAAPGTTIEVLIPDFRGYPDALALVLDARPDVLNHNVETVPRLYATARAGADYGRSLELLARAAGRGGPVVKSGLMVGLGETEGELAEVFGDLARAGCRVVTVGQYLRPSRRNLPVVRYVPPGEFEALAALGRERGIAEMVAAPLVRSSYRAGETAALAARACCPRP is encoded by the coding sequence ATGGACGACCCAAAGGCCGCTAGACCCGAAGCCGCCCCGGGCCGGCTGCCGCCCTGGCTGCGGGTGCGCCTGCCGGCCGACGCGGGCTTCGCGGCCACGGCCCACACCGTGGCCGCCGGGAGCCTTCGCACCGTGTGCCGGGGGGCGCGCTGCCCGAACATCTTCGAGTGCTTCTCCCGGGGCACGGCCACCTTTCTGATCCTCGGCGGCGTGTGCACCCGGGGCTGCGCCTTTTGCAACATCGCGGCCGGGACCCCGGACCCGGTCGATGCCGGGGAGCCGGAGCGCCTTGGCGCGGCCGTGGCCGAGCTGCAACTGACCCACGCGGTGGTGACCTCGGTCACCCGCGACGACCTGCCGGACGGCGGGGCGGCCCATTTCGCGGCCACCATCCAGGCCGTGCGCGCCGCCGCTCCCGGGACCACCATCGAGGTCCTGATCCCGGATTTCCGTGGCTACCCGGACGCCCTGGCCCTGGTCCTCGACGCCCGGCCGGACGTGCTCAACCACAACGTGGAGACCGTGCCCCGGCTCTATGCCACGGCCCGGGCCGGGGCGGACTACGGCCGCAGCCTGGAGCTCCTGGCCCGGGCGGCCGGGCGGGGCGGGCCGGTGGTCAAAAGCGGCCTCATGGTCGGGCTCGGCGAGACGGAAGGCGAACTGGCCGAGGTCTTCGGCGATCTGGCCCGGGCCGGCTGCCGGGTGGTCACGGTCGGCCAGTACCTGCGTCCCTCGCGCCGCAACCTGCCGGTGGTCCGCTACGTGCCGCCCGGGGAGTTCGAGGCCCTGGCCGCCCTCGGCCGGGAGCGGGGCATTGCCGAAATGGTGGCCGCGCCCCTGGTCAGAAGCTCGTATAGGGCCGGTGAAACAGCCGCTCTGGCCGCCCGGGCCTGTTGTCCGCGTCCCTGA
- a CDS encoding small ribosomal subunit Rsm22 family protein, with the protein MSPDARPPGSRALARLFPPLSPETTTALAAYPAALRRALNLRPGLERQLPRSIRDLSLSLTAEREGGPKPGYLSDPRILSAYAWYFLPWNLLRLSRLLPALDLDLPEDGLVCDLGSGPLTFVQALWLSRPDLRRKKLRFLCVDRSRRALDLGLSLFTSLAGFDPAGDDAPWRIRLLRGEYWQGLADGADLVAMVNVANELGGTGREPLDSRMERLAAQLAESLAPGGRALVIEPGTRLGWRCLLGMREAFVEMGLGLLAPCPHGHDCPLTEGHTRAWCHFNMSLSGAPAWLSTLSERAELGKERLSLAFLLARKCPAVARPNAVRVVSGAFALADAPGSAVYGCSAKGLVVLVAPDGRPPRPGDLIEVAVPPDAPQDAKSGAPRVRLAGDPAAPAPGRPAAGRPDSKPAPSDRSGKSGRPDREGRPDKESRSDRDASGGGRGPRSSRQPSRPRRPNGADRPDPRRDRDARPGEAEEGEGRPRPARPARPARPPRPARPSGPSGSGQGGQGPARSGQGPREDRPKRPPARPAGKRNSGHGRPKGR; encoded by the coding sequence ATGTCCCCTGACGCCCGCCCGCCCGGTTCCCGGGCCCTGGCCCGGCTTTTCCCGCCGCTCTCTCCCGAGACGACCACGGCGCTCGCCGCCTATCCGGCCGCGCTTCGCCGGGCCCTCAACCTGCGGCCGGGCCTGGAGCGGCAGCTGCCGCGCAGCATCCGCGACCTGTCCCTGTCCCTGACCGCCGAGCGGGAAGGGGGGCCGAAGCCCGGTTACCTGAGCGACCCCCGCATCCTTTCGGCCTATGCCTGGTATTTCCTGCCCTGGAACCTCCTGCGCCTTTCCCGGCTCCTGCCGGCCCTGGACCTCGATTTGCCCGAGGACGGCCTGGTCTGCGACCTCGGCTCCGGGCCCCTGACCTTTGTCCAGGCCCTGTGGCTGTCCCGGCCGGACCTGCGCCGGAAAAAGCTGCGGTTTCTGTGCGTGGACCGGTCCCGGCGGGCCCTGGACCTCGGGCTCTCGCTTTTCACGTCCCTGGCCGGCTTCGATCCGGCCGGCGACGACGCGCCCTGGCGGATCAGACTCCTTCGCGGCGAATACTGGCAGGGCCTGGCCGACGGCGCGGATCTGGTGGCCATGGTCAACGTGGCCAACGAACTCGGCGGCACCGGCCGGGAGCCGCTCGATTCGCGCATGGAGCGGCTGGCCGCCCAGCTGGCCGAATCCCTGGCCCCGGGCGGCCGGGCCCTGGTCATCGAGCCGGGCACGCGGCTGGGCTGGCGGTGCCTGCTCGGCATGCGCGAGGCTTTTGTGGAGATGGGCCTTGGCCTTCTCGCCCCCTGTCCCCACGGCCACGACTGTCCGCTGACCGAGGGCCACACCCGGGCCTGGTGCCATTTCAACATGTCGCTGTCCGGGGCCCCGGCCTGGCTCTCGACCCTGTCCGAGCGGGCGGAACTCGGCAAGGAGCGCCTGAGCCTGGCCTTTCTCCTGGCCAGGAAGTGCCCGGCCGTGGCCCGGCCGAACGCGGTCCGGGTGGTATCCGGGGCTTTTGCCCTGGCCGATGCGCCCGGGAGCGCGGTCTACGGCTGTTCGGCCAAGGGGCTGGTGGTGCTGGTGGCCCCGGACGGCCGTCCGCCCCGGCCGGGCGATCTGATCGAGGTGGCCGTGCCGCCGGACGCCCCCCAGGACGCCAAGTCGGGCGCGCCCCGGGTCCGGCTGGCCGGAGACCCGGCCGCCCCGGCACCCGGGCGCCCGGCGGCGGGCCGGCCCGATTCCAAACCCGCCCCGTCTGACAGATCCGGCAAGTCGGGCCGGCCAGACAGGGAAGGCAGGCCAGACAAGGAAAGCAGGTCCGACCGGGATGCCAGCGGCGGCGGCCGGGGGCCGAGGTCCTCCCGCCAGCCCAGCCGGCCCAGGCGGCCCAACGGGGCCGACAGGCCCGATCCGCGGCGGGACAGGGACGCCCGTCCCGGCGAGGCCGAGGAGGGCGAGGGCAGGCCGCGTCCGGCTCGCCCGGCCCGGCCCGCTCGTCCGCCCCGTCCGGCCCGTCCCTCCGGCCCGTCCGGATCGGGGCAGGGCGGGCAGGGCCCGGCCCGGTCCGGCCAGGGGCCGCGCGAGGACAGGCCCAAACGGCCGCCGGCCCGGCCGGCCGGCAAAAGGAACAGTGGACATGGACGACCCAAAGGCCGCTAG
- a CDS encoding ASKHA domain-containing protein — protein MALEILVETAGSGRLIQAALGDTLARALFRAGFFVGAPLCAGLGRCGRCRVRFLSPPPAPLAAEARRLDPAALAGGWRLACLHPVRGGERLALADTGPSPAYDLETRPRDPEAAGPFGLAVDLGTTGLAWRIVSLAGGRILAEGRGVNPQLGAGGEVISRLAFALLPGGGEYLRGLVLDVLAEKAELAGPNLTALCVAGNPAMVSILCGKPLAGLARAPYGLAWAAGEEAALGRGLPPAYIPPLLGPFVGADISAGLTVLLRQAPAYPFLLADLGTNAEMVLALAPDRFLAASAPLGPALEGVGLSQGALAGPGVAVSFELSPAGLVAVLFEGGAAPGPVGGIAGPGYLSLAARLREQGVLDTDGRFAETPAPTPLGERLRRQVVRQAGEAVFAAAGCRLYASDVEELLKVKAAANLAVSALLGAAGLTTAHLAAVHLAGAFGARVSPGDLETLGFFPPGLAARTRVAGNLSLAGAALFLTDPSARDEAGALAGRTAIVPLAAGDDMSDSFIRRMVFAYVP, from the coding sequence ATGGCACTCGAAATCCTCGTGGAAACCGCCGGTTCGGGGCGTCTGATTCAGGCCGCCCTAGGAGATACCCTGGCCCGGGCCCTGTTCCGGGCCGGGTTTTTCGTGGGCGCGCCGCTTTGCGCCGGGCTTGGCCGGTGCGGCCGGTGCCGGGTCCGTTTTTTGTCGCCCCCGCCCGCGCCCCTGGCCGCCGAGGCCCGCCGCCTGGACCCCGCCGCCCTGGCCGGCGGCTGGCGTCTGGCCTGCCTCCATCCGGTCCGGGGCGGCGAGCGGCTGGCCCTGGCCGACACCGGCCCGTCGCCGGCCTACGATCTGGAAACGCGCCCGCGCGACCCGGAGGCGGCGGGCCCTTTCGGGCTGGCGGTCGATCTCGGCACCACGGGCCTGGCCTGGCGGATCGTCTCTCTGGCGGGCGGCCGGATCCTGGCCGAGGGCCGGGGCGTCAATCCCCAGCTCGGGGCCGGCGGCGAGGTCATCTCGCGTCTGGCCTTCGCCCTTTTGCCGGGCGGCGGGGAGTATCTGCGCGGGCTGGTCCTCGACGTGCTGGCCGAAAAGGCCGAGCTGGCCGGCCCAAATCTCACCGCCCTGTGTGTGGCCGGCAATCCGGCCATGGTGTCGATCCTGTGCGGCAAGCCGCTCGCCGGCCTGGCCCGGGCCCCTTACGGCCTGGCCTGGGCGGCCGGGGAGGAGGCGGCCCTTGGCCGGGGCCTGCCGCCCGCCTACATTCCGCCGCTTCTCGGCCCCTTTGTCGGAGCCGACATCAGCGCCGGCCTGACGGTCCTCTTGCGGCAGGCTCCCGCCTATCCTTTCCTCCTGGCCGATCTCGGCACCAACGCGGAGATGGTCCTGGCCCTCGCGCCGGACCGGTTCCTGGCCGCAAGCGCGCCCCTGGGGCCGGCCCTCGAAGGCGTGGGCCTGTCCCAGGGGGCCCTGGCCGGGCCGGGCGTGGCCGTATCCTTCGAGCTCTCGCCGGCCGGCCTCGTGGCCGTCCTTTTCGAGGGCGGGGCGGCGCCCGGGCCGGTGGGCGGCATTGCCGGACCCGGCTACCTGTCCCTGGCGGCCCGCCTCAGGGAGCAGGGGGTGCTTGACACGGACGGCCGATTCGCCGAGACCCCTGCCCCGACCCCGCTGGGGGAACGGCTGCGCCGGCAGGTCGTCCGGCAGGCCGGCGAGGCCGTGTTCGCGGCCGCCGGCTGCCGGCTTTACGCCTCGGACGTGGAGGAGCTCCTCAAAGTCAAGGCGGCTGCCAATCTGGCCGTCTCGGCCCTGCTCGGCGCGGCCGGGCTCACGACCGCGCATCTGGCCGCGGTGCATCTGGCCGGGGCCTTCGGGGCCCGGGTTTCCCCCGGGGATCTGGAGACCCTGGGGTTTTTCCCGCCTGGCCTGGCCGCCCGGACCCGCGTGGCCGGCAACCTGTCCCTGGCGGGCGCGGCCCTTTTCCTGACCGACCCCTCGGCCCGGGACGAGGCCGGCGCCCTGGCCGGACGCACGGCCATCGTGCCCCTGGCCGCCGGCGACGACATGTCCGATTCCTTTATCCGCAGGATGGTGTTTGCCTATGTCCCCTGA